One Peptococcaceae bacterium genomic window carries:
- a CDS encoding exonuclease SbcCD subunit D produces the protein MSRVSFLHCADVHLGNLQYNEPRRLQDFAGAFRQVVDYALDSKVDFVLVSGDFFHKRSINAETLEQSVNLLSPLKEAGIPVFAIEGNHDKAYYVDKNSWLGFLNNQGYLNLLTPSFQGGELVLSPWNEETKSGSVYDLPGARVCGVGYLGVTTASRLEEILGQFPGKGDRFTVFMLHAAVNRLLVHELGGIKRELLEPFRPKVDYLALGHIHSRYELDGWIYNPGSLECVHLDEFGPGKEKGFYHVSAGDKGVEAVYVPSRCRPVCRYSVDISASREARDVCELLWREISPQAPAEGAQVQVTLYGQVPYSPLGLDLEFLAARLKETYSCLHVEILNRINLPVEEKLAEGSTVKREDVERLVFRQVLAQERNWEEGDLAGAVEAVRRVKEMALAGEDSEEIIKFLLESSSALLGDDATGQERGENGGEAGEN, from the coding sequence TTGAGCCGCGTCTCATTTCTTCACTGTGCCGACGTCCACCTGGGAAACCTGCAGTATAACGAACCCCGGCGCCTGCAGGATTTCGCCGGCGCTTTCCGGCAGGTGGTCGATTACGCCCTGGACAGCAAGGTCGATTTCGTCCTGGTGAGCGGGGATTTTTTTCATAAGCGCTCGATTAACGCGGAGACCCTGGAACAGTCCGTTAACCTGCTTTCACCCCTGAAGGAAGCCGGCATCCCGGTGTTCGCCATTGAAGGCAACCATGACAAAGCCTATTACGTGGACAAAAACTCCTGGCTGGGTTTCTTGAACAACCAGGGTTATCTTAACCTGCTGACCCCCTCTTTTCAGGGGGGTGAACTTGTTTTATCTCCGTGGAACGAGGAGACAAAAAGCGGGTCTGTTTATGACCTTCCAGGCGCCAGGGTCTGTGGGGTGGGCTACCTGGGCGTTACCACGGCCAGCCGGCTGGAAGAAATACTGGGGCAGTTCCCCGGTAAAGGGGACCGTTTCACGGTCTTCATGCTGCATGCCGCCGTCAACAGGCTGCTTGTCCATGAGCTTGGCGGCATAAAAAGGGAACTGCTGGAACCTTTTCGCCCCAAGGTCGACTACCTGGCCCTGGGTCACATCCACAGCCGCTACGAGTTGGACGGGTGGATCTACAATCCCGGGTCCCTGGAATGCGTTCACCTTGACGAATTCGGTCCCGGCAAAGAAAAGGGCTTTTACCATGTGAGCGCCGGTGACAAAGGGGTGGAGGCGGTTTATGTTCCCAGCCGCTGCCGGCCCGTTTGCCGTTATTCCGTCGACATTTCCGCCTCCCGTGAAGCGCGGGATGTTTGTGAACTGCTTTGGCGGGAGATCTCTCCCCAGGCCCCCGCGGAAGGAGCGCAGGTCCAGGTGACGCTTTACGGCCAGGTGCCTTACAGCCCGCTGGGCCTTGATCTTGAGTTCCTGGCGGCAAGGCTGAAAGAAACGTACTCCTGCCTTCATGTGGAAATACTGAACAGGATTAACCTGCCCGTTGAGGAGAAACTGGCGGAGGGGAGTACGGTGAAGCGGGAGGATGTCGAGAGGCTTGTTTTCCGCCAGGTTCTTGCCCAGGAAAGGAACTGGGAGGAGGGAGACCTGGCGGGCGCCGTGGAAGCCGTCCGACGGGTCAAGGAAATGGCCCTGGCCGGAGAGGACAGCGAGGAAATAATCAAATTTCTCCTGGAGTCCAGCAGCGCGCTGCTGGGAGATGACGCAACCGGACAGGAGCGAGGGGAAAACGGCGGCGAGGCGGGTGAGAATTAA
- a CDS encoding SMC family ATPase — MRLVSLTLENIKSYVNESIAFYDGVNFISGINGAGKTTVIEAIGCALFDSSPLSSQQKFIREGAKSGVITVVFEAADERLYRVVRRLRRPSGGSWSVIDEESGRELPELHGSQDVKAWLAASLGIAGGLEPSLLFEDVVAVSQGSFTAPFLERPERRKKIFNTVLQLESYREAFEKTSGLVTALKDRIFAGEAEIKSLLVRVEDLAACREQLKASREKADLLDKSLQELAENLARLEEETAVQERLRTELEKRESELQAVKIRLDNLCAQKERLESQLAEAARSREKAAAAEPGYREYLRLQEREKDLEEKRKSRESLKNEIQELQKQAAVLKAGIESEKESRRRQVIQGEAELKEIMAEGEKEKTAKQAIETRQSEVAGWHKKFEELKASWQFAGQAAERFEQVKAALPLHRENYEQLKQEKEKLAAALGRMEETERLARSVPGLEEGLAGVRERLNETKARAAALEENRSASSGGLCPFLKKPCLNVEGSLEDYFSREIEKITAEIPGLLQEEAELENRLAAARKAAGDLFVLRHQEERLQELERMEAQNRSSLEKEKETLSAEIGPARSRAFREAVGNAVKILKAAGISTGEEETAGREYLAQLVERYERLFVEFCRGFDPLEGRRFLEPLAQAAAQIKALADKLWERAESGFRETLQETGSVLAACEARLAALRDRFRKVNEGIKRINEDRTVQEKEEELAAKERAGADLQARLQQYDGLDGEWEKNKERKRELEPFFIQYMQNIEGAARLENLKNEKNKLEEETARRQEEEKRLENSIQDLRARYKADLLSSLKLERDRLVTEKAKKVTELEHALLEAEKNERQVREKEGYQQHILELERKMAAERKAQALLNLVRLVLNQSGEKMARVYREHLGREANLIYQQIAGENVHLVWEEDYEVKLKDAPGGKERERVFAQLSGGEKMTAALAVRLALLKQVAGLGVGFFDEPTANLDEKRRNNLARVIPGLAGDFRQLFLISHDDTFDAVTENIIFLEKEGGGGTKVVSG, encoded by the coding sequence ATGAGGCTGGTGAGCCTGACGCTGGAGAATATTAAAAGCTACGTGAATGAATCCATCGCTTTTTATGACGGTGTCAACTTCATTTCCGGGATAAACGGGGCCGGGAAAACGACGGTCATCGAAGCGATTGGCTGCGCGCTGTTTGACAGCAGCCCGCTTTCTTCCCAGCAGAAATTTATCCGGGAGGGGGCAAAAAGCGGCGTAATAACTGTGGTCTTCGAGGCTGCGGATGAAAGGTTGTACCGGGTGGTGCGGCGCCTGAGAAGGCCTTCCGGCGGTTCCTGGAGCGTGATCGACGAGGAGTCGGGCCGCGAGCTTCCCGAACTGCACGGCAGCCAGGACGTCAAAGCCTGGCTGGCCGCCAGCCTGGGCATCGCCGGGGGTCTTGAGCCTTCCCTGCTGTTTGAAGATGTGGTTGCTGTTTCCCAGGGCAGTTTTACAGCCCCTTTTTTGGAAAGGCCGGAGCGGCGGAAAAAAATATTCAATACCGTCCTGCAGCTGGAGAGTTACCGGGAGGCTTTTGAAAAAACGAGCGGACTTGTCACCGCTCTCAAGGACAGGATTTTTGCCGGGGAAGCGGAGATAAAAAGCCTGCTGGTCAGGGTGGAAGACTTGGCCGCCTGCCGGGAACAGTTAAAAGCCAGCCGGGAAAAAGCGGATCTGCTGGATAAAAGCCTGCAGGAGCTGGCGGAGAACCTGGCCCGCCTGGAAGAGGAAACAGCGGTCCAGGAACGCTTGAGGACGGAACTGGAAAAGCGCGAGAGCGAGCTGCAGGCTGTTAAAATCCGGCTTGACAACCTTTGCGCGCAAAAAGAGCGGCTGGAAAGCCAGCTGGCAGAAGCCGCCCGCAGCCGGGAAAAAGCGGCCGCGGCCGAACCTGGCTACCGTGAATACCTCCGCCTGCAGGAGCGCGAAAAAGACCTGGAAGAAAAACGAAAGTCCAGGGAATCGCTGAAAAATGAAATCCAGGAACTGCAAAAACAAGCGGCGGTCCTTAAAGCGGGGATAGAGAGCGAAAAGGAAAGCCGCAGGCGCCAGGTCATCCAGGGGGAAGCTGAGCTCAAGGAGATAATGGCGGAGGGGGAAAAAGAAAAAACCGCTAAACAAGCGATTGAGACCAGGCAGAGCGAGGTTGCCGGATGGCACAAGAAATTTGAGGAACTGAAGGCCTCGTGGCAGTTCGCCGGCCAGGCCGCTGAACGCTTTGAACAGGTAAAGGCCGCCCTGCCCCTGCACCGGGAGAATTACGAGCAGCTTAAGCAGGAGAAGGAAAAGCTGGCGGCGGCATTGGGACGAATGGAAGAGACCGAACGGCTCGCGCGAAGCGTTCCCGGGCTGGAGGAAGGGCTGGCCGGCGTGCGAGAAAGGCTGAATGAAACGAAGGCCAGGGCTGCGGCCCTGGAAGAGAACCGCAGCGCCAGCAGCGGCGGGCTGTGCCCGTTTTTGAAAAAACCCTGCCTCAACGTTGAAGGAAGCCTTGAAGATTACTTCAGCCGGGAGATCGAAAAGATCACCGCGGAAATACCGGGACTGCTGCAGGAAGAGGCGGAGCTTGAGAACCGGCTTGCCGCCGCCAGGAAAGCGGCGGGGGATCTTTTTGTCCTGCGGCACCAGGAGGAGCGGCTGCAGGAACTGGAGAGGATGGAAGCGCAAAACAGGAGCAGTCTGGAAAAAGAAAAAGAAACGCTGTCCGCCGAAATCGGGCCGGCGCGGTCCCGCGCTTTCCGGGAAGCCGTCGGGAACGCGGTGAAAATCCTGAAGGCAGCGGGAATAAGTACGGGCGAAGAGGAAACAGCCGGCCGCGAATACCTGGCACAGCTTGTGGAGCGGTATGAACGCCTCTTTGTGGAGTTCTGCCGCGGGTTCGACCCCCTTGAGGGGAGGCGCTTTTTAGAACCGCTGGCGCAGGCGGCAGCGCAGATCAAAGCGCTGGCCGACAAATTGTGGGAACGGGCGGAATCAGGTTTCAGGGAGACCTTGCAGGAGACCGGCAGCGTCCTGGCGGCCTGCGAAGCCAGGCTGGCCGCTCTCCGGGACAGGTTCAGAAAAGTGAACGAGGGAATCAAGAGAATAAACGAGGACAGGACCGTCCAGGAAAAGGAAGAGGAACTTGCGGCTAAGGAGCGCGCTGGGGCGGACCTGCAGGCCAGGCTTCAACAGTATGACGGCCTGGACGGGGAGTGGGAGAAGAACAAGGAACGCAAGAGAGAACTTGAACCGTTTTTCATCCAGTACATGCAAAACATTGAAGGGGCCGCCAGGCTGGAAAATCTGAAAAACGAAAAGAACAAGCTGGAAGAAGAGACGGCCAGGCGCCAGGAGGAAGAAAAGAGGCTGGAAAACAGCATACAGGACCTCCGCGCAAGGTACAAAGCCGACCTTCTGTCATCTTTGAAACTTGAGCGTGACCGGCTTGTGACCGAGAAGGCAAAGAAAGTGACCGAACTGGAGCATGCCCTGCTGGAAGCGGAAAAAAACGAGCGGCAAGTGCGGGAAAAAGAGGGCTACCAGCAGCACATCCTTGAACTGGAAAGAAAAATGGCCGCCGAGAGGAAGGCCCAGGCTCTTTTGAACCTGGTGAGGCTCGTTCTCAACCAGAGCGGGGAAAAAATGGCCAGGGTCTACCGCGAACACCTGGGGAGGGAAGCGAACCTGATTTACCAGCAGATAGCGGGGGAGAACGTTCACCTGGTGTGGGAAGAAGATTACGAGGTCAAGCTGAAAGACGCGCCGGGCGGTAAAGAGCGGGAACGTGTCTTTGCCCAACTGTCCGGCGGGGAAAAGATGACGGCTGCGCTGGCCGTGCGCCTTGCCCTTCTGAAACAGGTGGCGGGTTTGGGCGTCGGGTTTTTCGACGAGCCAACCGCAAACCTGGACGAAAAAAGGAGGAACAACCTGGCGCGGGTTATTCCCGGGCTGGCCGGGGATTTTCGCCAGCTGTTCCTGATCAGCCACGACGATACATTTGACGCGGTCACGGAAAACATAATTTTCCTGGAAAAGGAAGGCGGCGGCGGGACAAAAGTCGTCAGCGGCTGA
- a CDS encoding DUF188 domain-containing protein, with protein sequence MKAKTRRAGGRTKGPPARSGEDDERFRRTLEKLLAPF encoded by the coding sequence TTGAAGGCCAAAACAAGGCGGGCGGGAGGACGGACCAAAGGGCCTCCCGCCCGCAGCGGGGAAGACGACGAGCGCTTCAGGCGCACCCTGGAAAAACTGTTAGCTCCCTTTTAG
- a CDS encoding zinc-ribbon domain containing protein — MEDKVIICKDCGKEFVFTVQEQEFYAEKGFQNEPARCLPCRRARKSQMNSRGERQLYTVNCSNCGVETQVPFKPSGIKPVYCRDCLNNLK; from the coding sequence ATGGAAGACAAGGTTATTATCTGTAAGGACTGTGGAAAGGAGTTTGTTTTTACGGTCCAGGAACAGGAGTTTTATGCCGAAAAAGGGTTTCAAAACGAGCCCGCGCGCTGCCTGCCCTGCCGCAGGGCGCGCAAGAGCCAGATGAATAGCCGCGGTGAGCGCCAGCTGTACACGGTAAACTGTTCCAACTGCGGCGTGGAAACCCAGGTGCCTTTCAAGCCCAGCGGCATAAAACCTGTTTACTGTCGTGACTGCTTAAATAATCTCAAGTAG
- a CDS encoding putative ABC transporter permease, whose amino-acid sequence MVTRFLIYGILGWAMEVMWTGLGALMLGNLLLPGFTYLWMFPIYGAAVFLEPLHDRIRMYPWYIRGIFWAGVIICFEYLTGWLLYSLLGSCPWDYSRSTPYHVNGLIRLDYLPVWFVVGLLFEKIHLFIDRINV is encoded by the coding sequence ATGGTGACTCGATTTTTAATTTACGGCATATTGGGCTGGGCCATGGAGGTCATGTGGACAGGGTTGGGCGCCTTAATGCTGGGAAATCTGCTGCTGCCTGGTTTCACTTATCTCTGGATGTTTCCCATATACGGAGCGGCCGTGTTTCTAGAGCCGCTGCACGATAGAATAAGGATGTATCCCTGGTACATCAGGGGTATTTTTTGGGCGGGCGTAATCATTTGTTTTGAATACCTGACCGGCTGGCTGCTTTATTCCCTGCTGGGCAGCTGCCCGTGGGACTACAGCCGCTCGACGCCTTACCACGTCAACGGCTTGATTCGCCTGGACTACCTGCCGGTCTGGTTCGTTGTCGGCCTGCTGTTTGAAAAAATTCACCTCTTCATTGACCGGATCAATGTGTGA
- the trmB gene encoding tRNA (guanosine(46)-N7)-methyltransferase TrmB, which produces MRLRRKRGIEQQIERKRHLIMSGLHELRGTWAEVFGNERPLHVELGTGKGAFLAALARACPAINYVGVERVPEIIYQAAVKIEAGGTGNVRLLLADAESLPFYFNPGEIERIYLNFSDPWPKKRHAKRRLTSPRFLDVYMKLLKKGGEIHLKTDNRDFFEYSLETLAGAGFSLQKITFDLHGSLAGGSVMTEYEQKFVKQGKPICRCEAISPLF; this is translated from the coding sequence ATGCGGCTGCGCAGGAAACGAGGGATTGAACAGCAAATTGAAAGAAAACGTCATTTGATCATGAGCGGGCTGCATGAATTGAGAGGCACGTGGGCCGAGGTGTTCGGGAATGAGCGCCCCCTGCACGTGGAGCTTGGAACCGGAAAAGGCGCCTTTCTGGCCGCGCTTGCCCGTGCCTGTCCCGCTATAAACTACGTGGGAGTGGAAAGAGTTCCGGAAATAATTTACCAGGCCGCCGTGAAAATAGAAGCGGGCGGAACCGGCAACGTGCGCCTGCTGCTGGCCGATGCGGAGAGCCTTCCTTTTTACTTTAACCCCGGCGAAATTGAAAGAATATACCTTAATTTTAGCGATCCCTGGCCTAAAAAGCGCCATGCCAAGAGGCGACTGACCAGTCCCCGTTTTTTGGATGTTTATATGAAGCTTTTAAAAAAAGGCGGGGAAATACATTTGAAGACCGACAACCGGGATTTTTTCGAGTATTCCCTGGAGACCCTGGCGGGTGCCGGCTTTTCGCTGCAAAAAATCACCTTTGACCTTCACGGGTCCCTTGCCGGTGGCAGTGTAATGACCGAGTACGAGCAAAAGTTTGTTAAACAGGGAAAACCCATCTGCCGATGTGAAGCGATCAGTCCTTTGTTTTGA
- a CDS encoding RsmB/NOP family class I SAM-dependent RNA methyltransferase produces the protein MRLPEEFAARMEGFLKAEWKELLAAWEGPSHQGLRVNTLKIGVKDFLSRAPFALEPVPWTKDGFYVLDGERPARHPYYQAGLYYLQEPSAMAPAACLGVKPGDKVLDLCAAPGGKSTQLVSLLRGEGLLLSNDNNPKRVKALVWNLEHWGASNTAVTNEEPARLAAYFPEFFDKILVDAPCSGEGMFRKDGRAAGSWSSYGFWTCVAVQKELLAAAALMLKKGGRMLYSTCTFSPEENEGVVEHFLQAHPHFSLLDIHQAHDWDPGRPEWLADAGWDCREEFREELRKTRRLWPHRARGEGHFMALLEKREEDCGRQMPPRAGADGSRPVEPFRAFMEKNLVRPIEGEFIQQGHYVYRRPPGLILPESLKIPRPGWFMGIVKNGRFEPSQAMAMGLRREHAARSVSFEINDRSVERYLRRETLLTGGPKGWTLVCLEEFPLGWAKQTGEHLKNCYPPGWRRTC, from the coding sequence GTGAGGCTGCCGGAAGAATTTGCCGCCAGGATGGAAGGCTTTTTAAAAGCCGAGTGGAAAGAACTGCTGGCTGCCTGGGAAGGTCCTTCCCACCAGGGGCTGCGGGTCAACACGCTCAAGATTGGCGTGAAGGACTTTTTGTCCCGGGCGCCGTTTGCTCTTGAACCCGTTCCCTGGACCAAAGACGGCTTTTACGTCCTGGACGGCGAAAGGCCCGCCAGGCATCCTTATTACCAGGCCGGGCTCTATTACCTTCAGGAGCCCAGCGCCATGGCCCCGGCTGCCTGCCTGGGCGTGAAGCCGGGAGATAAGGTCCTGGACCTCTGCGCGGCTCCGGGCGGAAAGTCAACACAGCTTGTTTCCCTCCTGCGCGGCGAGGGACTGCTTTTGTCCAACGACAACAACCCGAAAAGGGTTAAGGCCCTCGTCTGGAATCTTGAACACTGGGGTGCTTCCAACACGGCGGTGACAAACGAGGAACCGGCGAGGCTGGCCGCTTATTTCCCCGAGTTTTTCGATAAAATCCTGGTTGATGCGCCCTGCTCCGGAGAGGGCATGTTCAGAAAAGACGGGCGTGCCGCCGGGAGCTGGTCTTCTTACGGCTTTTGGACCTGTGTTGCGGTCCAGAAGGAACTGCTGGCCGCGGCGGCTTTAATGCTGAAAAAGGGCGGGCGCATGCTCTATTCCACATGCACGTTTTCGCCTGAGGAAAACGAGGGCGTAGTGGAACATTTTTTACAGGCACACCCGCACTTTTCTTTACTCGACATCCACCAGGCGCACGACTGGGATCCGGGAAGACCGGAATGGCTTGCCGACGCCGGTTGGGATTGCCGGGAAGAATTCCGGGAAGAATTAAGAAAGACCAGGAGGTTGTGGCCGCACCGCGCCAGGGGCGAAGGGCATTTTATGGCCCTGCTGGAGAAAAGAGAAGAAGACTGCGGGCGGCAGATGCCGCCGCGTGCAGGGGCTGATGGGAGCCGCCCGGTAGAACCTTTTCGCGCTTTTATGGAGAAAAACCTGGTCCGCCCCATTGAGGGCGAATTCATTCAACAAGGGCACTATGTTTACCGGCGTCCTCCGGGGCTTATCCTGCCGGAAAGCTTAAAAATTCCTCGCCCGGGCTGGTTTATGGGCATAGTAAAGAACGGGAGGTTTGAGCCCTCCCAGGCGATGGCCATGGGGCTTCGCCGTGAACATGCGGCCAGAAGCGTTTCCTTCGAAATAAATGACCGCAGCGTTGAGCGCTACCTGAGAAGAGAAACGCTCCTGACAGGGGGACCAAAGGGCTGGACGCTTGTCTGCCTGGAGGAATTTCCCCTGGGTTGGGCCAAGCAAACCGGCGAACACCTGAAAAATTGCTACCCCCCAGGTTGGCGGCGGACTTGTTGA
- a CDS encoding LysR family transcriptional regulator gives MKLCYKIWLDQNGKAFGAGPYEIFMKIDQHGSLRKAAEELHLSYSKAWRIVNMVEERLGFRFVEREAGGSCGGGSRLTEEGRRFVQRYALFMSEAEECLKRAFEKHFAG, from the coding sequence ATGAAATTGTGTTATAAAATATGGCTTGACCAAAACGGGAAGGCTTTTGGCGCCGGGCCGTATGAAATATTTATGAAGATCGACCAGCACGGGTCTTTGCGCAAAGCGGCGGAAGAGCTCCACCTGTCTTACAGCAAGGCCTGGAGAATCGTCAACATGGTTGAGGAGAGGCTGGGGTTCAGATTTGTCGAGCGCGAGGCGGGCGGCAGCTGCGGGGGAGGGTCCCGGCTGACCGAAGAAGGCAGGAGATTTGTGCAAAGGTACGCCCTGTTTATGAGCGAGGCTGAAGAGTGCTTGAAGAGAGCATTTGAAAAACACTTTGCAGGTTGA
- a CDS encoding DUF364 domain-containing protein → MESTGLYQRLKTYLQEIIYSHHLGDEEVLIRGKELSAEEAIGKPGRQDYPLIKGKEKMLQAEFRGATGQAFTDSPGPFAGALPDFLNMPLDTNFQRAVFTAALNAVMRHLGMIEGTVHCKDEEPARCAGQLVDLLRREYGNPRVALAGFQPALLEHCSKAFPVRLVDLDKDNIGQKKCGIIVEDAELKTKELVEWCDLLLVTGSTIANGTISAFLQVDKPVIFYGTTIAGAAKILGLRRFCPCAK, encoded by the coding sequence ATGGAGAGCACAGGCTTATACCAGAGGCTGAAAACTTACCTGCAAGAAATCATATATTCTCACCACCTTGGGGATGAAGAAGTCCTCATCAGGGGAAAAGAGCTTTCAGCCGAGGAGGCGATTGGCAAACCCGGTCGCCAGGATTATCCCTTGATTAAAGGAAAGGAAAAAATGCTGCAGGCCGAATTCAGGGGAGCAACAGGGCAGGCCTTTACCGACAGCCCCGGCCCGTTTGCCGGGGCGCTGCCGGATTTTTTGAACATGCCCCTGGACACAAACTTTCAGCGGGCGGTCTTCACCGCGGCTTTGAATGCGGTGATGAGGCACCTGGGGATGATTGAAGGCACCGTGCACTGTAAGGACGAAGAACCGGCCAGGTGCGCCGGGCAACTGGTGGATCTTCTTCGCCGCGAGTACGGGAACCCGAGGGTTGCCCTGGCCGGCTTTCAGCCGGCTCTCCTGGAACACTGCAGCAAGGCCTTCCCCGTAAGGCTGGTCGACCTGGACAAAGACAACATCGGGCAGAAAAAATGCGGGATAATTGTCGAGGATGCCGAACTGAAAACAAAAGAACTGGTTGAGTGGTGCGACCTGCTTCTTGTAACGGGGAGCACAATAGCCAACGGCACGATAAGCGCCTTTTTACAGGTTGATAAGCCGGTCATCTTCTACGGCACGACTATTGCGGGCGCAGCGAAAATACTTGGCTTGAGGAGGTTCTGCCCATGCGCAAAATAA
- a CDS encoding ABC transporter substrate-binding protein — MRKIKVDAGKAINKSLLAGLLVMLSLFFLVSGCGKDKKTQAPGLAVEYNTHAACAFIAQEKGWLPRPERGRGLFSVYATGVALSGALARGDVDAAFICLIPAVTAYTNGGVPVKIVCGTHQYGYGLVCNASRIKEVRDLEESGIKIGCVSEGGTTDILLHKIIEKHALVKEKVMRNVLRMDPPRQLLALKAGEIDAAVVPEHFATLAEELGFKMLLKSQDVWPEMPGSVLLATDRLVTENRAAVKELYAAVTRATAYINENPAGAAEIVAQKLNDLQGPAGLSKTAGAGGDFYTTAETMRRSMDRLTYTTRLEKEKVQEVIDFMHKLGYIKEAFPAEKIMLEEGWAG; from the coding sequence ATGCGCAAAATAAAAGTGGATGCGGGCAAGGCGATAAATAAAAGCCTCCTTGCCGGCCTGCTGGTTATGCTGTCTCTTTTTTTCCTTGTTTCCGGGTGCGGCAAGGACAAAAAGACGCAGGCGCCAGGGCTGGCGGTGGAGTATAATACCCACGCGGCATGCGCTTTCATTGCCCAGGAAAAAGGCTGGCTTCCCCGGCCGGAGCGGGGCAGGGGCTTGTTCAGCGTGTATGCCACAGGCGTGGCCCTCTCAGGGGCTTTGGCCCGGGGTGATGTGGATGCCGCCTTCATCTGCTTGATACCGGCTGTTACCGCTTATACCAACGGCGGCGTGCCGGTTAAAATAGTATGCGGGACCCACCAGTACGGCTACGGCCTGGTCTGCAACGCGTCCAGGATTAAAGAGGTCAGGGACCTGGAAGAAAGCGGGATAAAAATCGGCTGCGTCAGTGAGGGAGGGACCACCGACATCCTCCTGCACAAAATCATCGAAAAGCACGCCCTGGTAAAAGAAAAAGTCATGCGCAACGTTTTGCGGATGGACCCGCCCAGGCAGCTGCTGGCCCTGAAAGCGGGGGAAATTGACGCGGCCGTGGTTCCGGAACACTTCGCGACCCTGGCCGAAGAACTCGGATTCAAAATGCTGCTGAAAAGCCAGGACGTTTGGCCCGAAATGCCAGGCAGCGTCCTGCTGGCAACGGACAGGCTGGTGACTGAAAACCGGGCCGCGGTAAAGGAACTATACGCGGCCGTAACCCGAGCCACCGCTTACATCAACGAGAACCCCGCCGGTGCGGCGGAAATTGTGGCCCAAAAGCTCAATGACCTTCAAGGGCCGGCGGGATTGAGTAAAACGGCGGGCGCTGGCGGCGATTTCTATACCACCGCGGAGACCATGCGCCGTTCAATGGACCGCCTGACATACACCACCCGGCTGGAAAAAGAAAAAGTACAGGAAGTCATCGATTTCATGCATAAATTAGGATACATAAAAGAAGCGTTTCCGGCGGAGAAGATCATGCTCGAGGAAGGTTGGGCAGGTTAA
- a CDS encoding ABC transporter permease, whose translation MTVNKKSLPLSRVVYIVPAGLLILAWEALASWKGSPLFPPFSAVARQFYTLLVTQGSLWTHITASLFRVTAGFVLGSAAGLLAGVLIGWNRLAAGSLGPLVSIFYPIPALGWLPLLMLWVGLNEALPVLIVFICCFFPVLYNTASGIRNVDARHIRAARTLGASELQILRSVVLPLALPSIFTGLKLEAGMAWRVIIAAEMVAVPTGIGVLMMKAESLIRVDTIMVCLAVLSLMCFSFEKMIRYFEKRFTCYWR comes from the coding sequence ATGACTGTCAACAAAAAAAGTCTTCCGTTATCCAGAGTTGTTTACATCGTGCCGGCAGGCCTGCTGATCTTAGCCTGGGAGGCGCTGGCGTCCTGGAAGGGCAGCCCTTTGTTTCCGCCTTTTTCCGCGGTTGCCCGGCAGTTTTACACGCTCCTTGTAACCCAGGGGTCCCTGTGGACGCATATTACAGCCAGCCTGTTCAGGGTGACGGCCGGATTTGTGCTGGGGAGCGCGGCAGGTTTGCTGGCGGGCGTGCTCATAGGATGGAACAGGCTGGCCGCCGGTTCCCTGGGGCCCCTGGTCAGCATTTTTTATCCCATACCGGCCCTGGGATGGCTTCCCCTGCTCATGCTCTGGGTTGGTCTCAATGAAGCCCTGCCCGTCCTGATCGTCTTTATATGCTGTTTTTTCCCGGTGCTCTACAATACGGCATCGGGCATCAGGAACGTGGATGCCAGGCATATCAGGGCGGCGAGGACGCTGGGAGCCTCTGAACTGCAAATACTCCGCAGCGTGGTGCTGCCTTTGGCCCTTCCCAGCATTTTTACCGGTCTCAAACTCGAAGCGGGCATGGCCTGGCGCGTAATCATCGCGGCAGAGATGGTAGCCGTTCCCACGGGGATTGGCGTTTTAATGATGAAAGCGGAAAGCCTGATCCGCGTGGATACCATCATGGTCTGCCTGGCGGTTTTATCCCTGATGTGTTTTTCTTTTGAAAAAATGATCCGGTATTTTGAAAAGAGGTTTACCTGTTACTGGAGGTAA